Proteins co-encoded in one Setaria viridis chromosome 9, Setaria_viridis_v4.0, whole genome shotgun sequence genomic window:
- the LOC117840368 gene encoding uncharacterized protein, with amino-acid sequence MSANVGESTSAGSSGDAAGGSFECNICFELPQEPIVTLCGHLFCWPCLYRWLHIHAHSPECPVCKALVEEDKLVPLYGRGKDRVDPRSKNMPESDIPHRPTGQRPATAPQADTNNNNNNFPNANGNPWFMGTGVPLANARWGNYAFSAAFGGLFPMLSFQVHGFPDAAAYAQPPGFHYGYGHGHGFHGGHMGHTHGVHRQAPLGQQQQADIYLKALLLTVGVLVIASLLAF; translated from the coding sequence ATGTCAGCAAATGTTGGTGAATCAACGAGTGCTGGCAGCAGCGGCGACGCAGCTGGGGGGAGTTTTGAGTGCAACATATGCTTTGAGCTGCCACAAGAGCCAATAGTGACGCTTTGCGGCCATCTCTTCTGCTGGCCATGCCTTTACCGGTGGTTGCACATCCATGCACACTCACCAGAGTGCCCGGTGTGCAAGGCCCTTGTCGAGGAAGACAAGCTTGTTCCCCTTTATGGACGAGGCAAGGACCGTGTTGACCCAAGATCAAAGAACATGCCTGAATCTGACATTCCTCACCGCCCGACTGGCCAGAGGCCTGCCACAGCCCCACAGGCTGATactaacaacaacaacaacaacttcCCCAATGCCAATGGGAACCCATGGTTCATGGGCACAGGAGTCCCATTGGCGAATGCACGGTGGGGGAACTATGCATTCTCGGCTGCTTTTGGGGGCCTGTTCCCTATGCTTAGCTTCCAAGTCCATGGATTTCCAGATGCTGCTGCTTATGCGCAGCCTCCTGGGTTCCACTATGGGTACGGCCATGGGCATGGCTTCCATGGTGGGCATATGGGACACACCCATGGCGTCCACAGGCAAGCACCATTggggcaacagcagcaggcAGACATCTACCTGAAGGCCCTGCTCCTCACAGTTGGAGTTTTAGTGATTGCAAGCCTCCTTGCATTTTGA
- the LOC117839693 gene encoding probable galacturonosyltransferase-like 1: MSPSPLLLLLLCAVGATAAAVPRYREAPHFTNSAAAQCPPPLPPSNADAACSPHAAVHVAMTLDASYLRGTMAAVLSVLRHASCPESIYFHFIASATATKATAEELRATVRASFPSLAFRVYPFADEARVAGLISTSIRGALDRPLNYARSYLASTLPPCVRRVVYLDSDIVLTDDIASLAATPLPGEETAVAAPEYCGANFTAYFTPGFWASPALSSTFAGRRACYFNTGVMVLDLARWRRAGYTAQIEEWMELQKRVRIYELGSLPPFLLVFAGRIASVDHRWNQHGLGGDNYRGLCRGLHAGAVSLLHWSGKGKPWDRLDAGRPCPLDAVWAKYDLLRPAAGIESS, encoded by the coding sequence ATGTCGCCTTCTcctctgctcctgctgctcctctgcGCCGtcggcgccacggccgccgccgtgccgaggTACCGCGAGGCGCCGCACTTCACcaactcggcggcggcgcagtgccccccgccgctcccgccgtcgaaCGCGGACGCGGCGtgctcgccgcacgccgcggtGCACGTGGCCATGACGCTGGACGCGTCGTACCTCCGGGGCACCATGGCGGCCGTGCTCTCCGTGCTTCGCCACGCCTCCTGCCCGGAGTCCATCTACTTCCACTTCATCGCCTCCGCGACGGCCACGaaggcgacggcggaggagctGAGGGCCACGGTGCGCGCGTCGTTCCCGTCGCTGGCGTTCCGGGTGTACCCGTTCGCCGACGAGGCCCGCGTGGCGGGGCTCATCTCCACCTCCATCCGCGGCGCGCTCGACCGCCCGCTCAACTACGCGCGGTCCTACCTCGCCTCCACGCTGCCGCCCTGCGTGCGCCGCGTCGTCTACCTCGACTCCGACATCGTGCTCACCGACGACATCGCGTCCCTCGCCGCGACGCCGCTCCCGGGGGAGGAGACGGCCGTGGCGGCGCCCGAATACTGCGGCGCCAACTTCACCGCCTACTTCACGCCGGGGTTCTGGGCGTCTCCCGCGCTCTCCTCCAccttcgccggccgccgcgcctgcTACTTCAACACGGGCGTCATGGTGCTCGACCTCGCGCGGTGGCGCCGCGCGGGGTACACCGCGCAGATCGAGGAGTGGATGGAGCTCCAGAAGCGGGTGCGCATCTACGAGCTGGGCTCGCTGCCGCCGTTCCTGCTAGTGTTCGCCGGCCGCATCGCGTCGGTGGACCACCGGTGGAACCAGCACGGCCTCGGTGGCGACAACTACCGTGGGCTCTGCCGGGGGCTCCACGCCGGCGCCGTTAGCCTGCTGCACTGGAGCGGCAAGGGGAAGCCCTGGGACCGGCTGGACGCCGGGCGGCCGTGCCCGCTCGACGCCGTCTGGGCCAAGTACGACCtgctccggccggccgccggcatcGAGAGCTCGTGA